A part of Cottoperca gobio chromosome 4, fCotGob3.1, whole genome shotgun sequence genomic DNA contains:
- the axdnd1 gene encoding axonemal dynein light chain domain-containing protein 1 isoform X2 — MSASMRASSAPSSSRPVQPLDTRELNFQLTESRKTQPPLVNNHLIPDELLVSLTSTVCSRSTLGHTAHHRHCKGCGIRRPDAVWHHPLGRNKYKFFLDQPTSLTGAGRDISFLCDAMVTQRKTTHLPPLTDRSGIGDTQNYTVSESLIPEEYHIVKNKGLRSLEFFEDAFTVQLQDDEQKLRVFPSLRPSGRLEVVQLMRMMDDMLEKAGVDEQSEELTELSQMEGMLELVQVEQNIYNIVFHELIRQVSVGCAERGQLLAKLRQRYQSLLERIPSRLKALHTEVVAQRALDRRLTEEIHRIKRCIQQLNTELSRIRDHDASVSQQAECAHRQLAGALEQTHTNSDVVTGYHELYELQRGRLETQLLQRTEERDCWSQLTFCLALKVISVKKLQLISQLHIIEQSWFKTSEHCSLYVALKDTEDLNIIMELSDHWKEQLTAFMSQLKKTEHAQCEQISAVQQGINKWLDFCTTQNKCPDPKYEKASLEKIHADLKQWSNMLSVQCDRYQGEKLLCCQQTLDELGRVQERWLNMSLELVRRHPSPDGEPCGGQQALRELDRVLSELLKQLDTQVSGESGIHRQIMSLLGLMESWVSNLCALIGQPEMMTASDGLKLEKTLRSWQSLADQVFQNVSSIQTENEKDKIKADIYTETEKELDKVQEFITSLSNFTDGENQRLSEEVNSIHMAQTRWMLDLLLLMVPDHSEGHNQEQEQQYMTNISLQTLEQDAKMLAEKLDVFSVYISSSCKLIVEEQILQNTNEVDSKNEMNECRKLQRECIDWVETCMILLSGVTGRPVALPVRQSDPACSSDVPLTPADSVETLVNKEVPVEPTEDSEVKDETEAEPRMGELSVCESPVVKLINYDGNITQRTLGESSVHLNGMKPRKLLVI, encoded by the exons ATGTCTGCGTCGATGAGAGCCAGTTCAGCGCCAAGTTCATCGAGGCCGGTGCAGCCACTGGACACCAGAG AACTGAATTTTCAACtcacagagagcaggaagaCACAACCTCCTCTTGTCAACAACCACCTCATCCCAGATGAACTGCTGGTCAGCCTCACCTCCACTGTGTGCAGCAGGAGCACACTGGGGCACACTGCACACCATCGGCACTGCAAG GGCTGTGGAATCAGACGGCCGGATGCAGTCTGGCATCACCCCCTGGGGCGCAATAAATACAAGTTCTTTCTGGACCAGCCAACGTCCCTGACTGGAGCCGGCAG GGATATTTCTTTCCTGTGTGATGCTATGGTAACCCAGAGGAAGACAACACACCTCCCACCTCTGACTGACAGGAGTGGCATTGGAGACACACAG AACTACACTGTCTCAGAAAGTCTGATCCCGGAAGAATATCAcattgtgaaaaacaaaggGCTGCGGAGCCTTGAGTTCTTTGAAGA TGCGTTCACAGTGCAGCTGCAGGATGATGAGCAGAAGCTGCGGGTCTTCCCTTCGCT GAGGCCCAGTGGCAGACTGGAAGTGGTCCAGCTGATGAGGATGATGGATGACATGCTGGAGAAGGCTGGAGTGGATGAGCAGAGTGAGGAGCTGACAGAGCTCTCCCAG ATGGAGGGTATGCTGGAGCTGGTGCAGGTTGAGCAGAACATCTACAACATTGTTTTCCATGAACTGATCAGACAGGTCAGTGTGGGCTGTGCTGAGAGAGGACAGCTGCTTGCCAAACTCAG aCAGCGCTACCAGTCCCTGCTCGAGCGTATCCCCAGCCGTCTGAAGGCTCTGCACACTGAGGTAGTGGCGCAGAGGGCTCTGGATCGCCGGCTCACTGAGGAGATCCACCGCATCAAGAGATGCATCCAGCAGCTAAACAC GGAGCTGTCCAGAATCAGAGACCATGATGCCTCCGTTTCCCAGCAGGCAGAGTGCGCTCACCGACAGCTGGCTGGGGCGCTCGAGCAGACTCACACCAACTCAGA TGTCGTCACGGGTTACCACGAGCTGTATGAGCTGCAGAGGGGTCGCCTTGAGACTCAGCTGCTCCAGAGGACTGAGGAGAGAGACTGCTGGAGCCAGCTCACCTTCTGCCTCGCCCTCAAG GTGATCAGTGTTAAGAAGCTGCAGCTGATCAGTCAGCTGCATATTATTGAGCAGAGCTGGTTCAAGACCTCCGAGCATTGCAGCCTTTATGTCGCTTTGAAG GACACAGAGGACCTGAATATCATCATGGAGCTCAGTGACCACTGGAAAGAGCAGCTGACTGCTTTCATGTCCCAGCTGAAAAAGACTGAGCATGCTCAGTGTGAACAGATCAGTGCCGTCCAGCAAGGCATCAACAAGTGGCTCGACTTCTGCACCACACAGAACAA GTGTCCAGACCCGAAATATGAAAAAGCTTCATTGGAAAAGATTCATGCTGATTTGAAGCAGTGGTCAAAC ATGTTGTCCGTCCAGTGTGACCGCTACCAAGGTGAGAAGCTGCTTTGCTGCCAGCAGACACTGGACGAGCTTGGCCGTGTCCAGGAAAGATGGCTGAATATGAGTCTTGAGCTGGTCAGAAGACACCCTTCTCCCGATGGTGAACCCTGTGGAGGCCAACAGGCCCTAAGAGAGCTGGACAGGGTCCTATCTGAGCTCCTTAAACAGCTGGACACCCAAGTCAGTGGAGAGAGTG GGATCCATAGACAGATCATGTCACTGCTCGGGTTGATGGAGTCCTGGGTTTCCAATCTTTGTGCACTGATTGGCCAGCCAGAAATGATGACTGCCTCTGACGGGCTGAAGCTGGAAAAAACACTGCGCAGTTGGCAGAGTTTGGCTGATCAAGTGTTTCAGAACGTCTCCAGCATACAGACAGAGAACGAAAAGGACAAAATTAAGGCCGACATATA tacagagacagaaaaggagTTAGACAAAGTGCAGGAGTTCATAACCAGCCTGTCCaacttcactgatggtgagaacCAGAGACTCAGTGAGGAG GTTAATTCTATTCACATGGCTCAGACCCGCTGGATGTTGGACCTGTTGCTCCTGATGGTTCCTGATCATAGCGAGGGCCACAACCAAGAACAAGAACAGCAATACATGACAAACATCTCACTACAGACACTGGAGCAGGACGCCAAGATGCTGGCTGAGAAACTGGATGTTTTTTCCGTATACATCAGCAG CTCTTGCAAGCTGATTGTGGAGGAGCAGATTCTGCAGAACACAAATGAAGTTGACAGTAAAAATGAGATGAACGAGTGCAGAAAGCTGCAG AGGGAGTGCATTGATTGGGTGGAGACCTGCATGATCTTGCTCTCCGGAGTAACAGGCCGTCCTGTGGCGCTGCCCGTGCGACAGTCTGACCCCGCCTGCAGCAGTGATGTCCCGCTCACTCCAGCAGACAGCGTGGAGACTCTG GTGAACAAAGAGGTTCCAGTAGAGCCTACTGAAGACAGTGAGGTCAAAGATGAGACTGAGGCAGAACCGAGAATG GGGGAGCTATCGGTTTGTGAGAGCCCAGTGGTGAAGCTGATTAACTATGATGGAAACATCACACAAAGAACGCTGGGAGAGAGCAGTGTCCACCTGAATGGG ATGAAGCCCAGAAAGCTTTTAGTGATCTGA
- the axdnd1 gene encoding axonemal dynein light chain domain-containing protein 1 isoform X1, with protein sequence MSASMRASSAPSSSRPVQPLDTRELNFQLTESRKTQPPLVNNHLIPDELLVSLTSTVCSRSTLGHTAHHRHCKGCGIRRPDAVWHHPLGRNKYKFFLDQPTSLTGAGRDISFLCDAMVTQRKTTHLPPLTDRSGIGDTQNYTVSESLIPEEYHIVKNKGLRSLEFFEDAFTVQLQDDEQKLRVFPSLRPSGRLEVVQLMRMMDDMLEKAGVDEQSEELTELSQMEGMLELVQVEQNIYNIVFHELIRQVSVGCAERGQLLAKLRQRYQSLLERIPSRLKALHTEVVAQRALDRRLTEEIHRIKRCIQQLNTELSRIRDHDASVSQQAECAHRQLAGALEQTHTNSDVVTGYHELYELQRGRLETQLLQRTEERDCWSQLTFCLALKVISVKKLQLISQLHIIEQSWFKTSEHCSLYVALKDTEDLNIIMELSDHWKEQLTAFMSQLKKTEHAQCEQISAVQQGINKWLDFCTTQNKCPDPKYEKASLEKIHADLKQWSNMLSVQCDRYQGEKLLCCQQTLDELGRVQERWLNMSLELVRRHPSPDGEPCGGQQALRELDRVLSELLKQLDTQVSGESGIHRQIMSLLGLMESWVSNLCALIGQPEMMTASDGLKLEKTLRSWQSLADQVFQNVSSIQTENEKDKIKADIYTETEKELDKVQEFITSLSNFTDGENQRLSEEVNSIHMAQTRWMLDLLLLMVPDHSEGHNQEQEQQYMTNISLQTLEQDAKMLAEKLDVFSVYISSSCKLIVEEQILQNTNEVDSKNEMNECRKLQRECIDWVETCMILLSGVTGRPVALPVRQSDPACSSDVPLTPADSVETLVNKEVPVEPTEDSEVKDETEAEPRMGELSVCESPVVKLINYDGNITQRTLGESSVHLNGTELVVSPTTDEAQKAFSDLTTVALLQQELHDSELQVQSAEQRALKAEEALQAALEKIQDLERQLQGPPSLEPKPSEEKKKTPPPSPKPVATPAPPKKTAAEAKPTSSTKKTRKR encoded by the exons ATGTCTGCGTCGATGAGAGCCAGTTCAGCGCCAAGTTCATCGAGGCCGGTGCAGCCACTGGACACCAGAG AACTGAATTTTCAACtcacagagagcaggaagaCACAACCTCCTCTTGTCAACAACCACCTCATCCCAGATGAACTGCTGGTCAGCCTCACCTCCACTGTGTGCAGCAGGAGCACACTGGGGCACACTGCACACCATCGGCACTGCAAG GGCTGTGGAATCAGACGGCCGGATGCAGTCTGGCATCACCCCCTGGGGCGCAATAAATACAAGTTCTTTCTGGACCAGCCAACGTCCCTGACTGGAGCCGGCAG GGATATTTCTTTCCTGTGTGATGCTATGGTAACCCAGAGGAAGACAACACACCTCCCACCTCTGACTGACAGGAGTGGCATTGGAGACACACAG AACTACACTGTCTCAGAAAGTCTGATCCCGGAAGAATATCAcattgtgaaaaacaaaggGCTGCGGAGCCTTGAGTTCTTTGAAGA TGCGTTCACAGTGCAGCTGCAGGATGATGAGCAGAAGCTGCGGGTCTTCCCTTCGCT GAGGCCCAGTGGCAGACTGGAAGTGGTCCAGCTGATGAGGATGATGGATGACATGCTGGAGAAGGCTGGAGTGGATGAGCAGAGTGAGGAGCTGACAGAGCTCTCCCAG ATGGAGGGTATGCTGGAGCTGGTGCAGGTTGAGCAGAACATCTACAACATTGTTTTCCATGAACTGATCAGACAGGTCAGTGTGGGCTGTGCTGAGAGAGGACAGCTGCTTGCCAAACTCAG aCAGCGCTACCAGTCCCTGCTCGAGCGTATCCCCAGCCGTCTGAAGGCTCTGCACACTGAGGTAGTGGCGCAGAGGGCTCTGGATCGCCGGCTCACTGAGGAGATCCACCGCATCAAGAGATGCATCCAGCAGCTAAACAC GGAGCTGTCCAGAATCAGAGACCATGATGCCTCCGTTTCCCAGCAGGCAGAGTGCGCTCACCGACAGCTGGCTGGGGCGCTCGAGCAGACTCACACCAACTCAGA TGTCGTCACGGGTTACCACGAGCTGTATGAGCTGCAGAGGGGTCGCCTTGAGACTCAGCTGCTCCAGAGGACTGAGGAGAGAGACTGCTGGAGCCAGCTCACCTTCTGCCTCGCCCTCAAG GTGATCAGTGTTAAGAAGCTGCAGCTGATCAGTCAGCTGCATATTATTGAGCAGAGCTGGTTCAAGACCTCCGAGCATTGCAGCCTTTATGTCGCTTTGAAG GACACAGAGGACCTGAATATCATCATGGAGCTCAGTGACCACTGGAAAGAGCAGCTGACTGCTTTCATGTCCCAGCTGAAAAAGACTGAGCATGCTCAGTGTGAACAGATCAGTGCCGTCCAGCAAGGCATCAACAAGTGGCTCGACTTCTGCACCACACAGAACAA GTGTCCAGACCCGAAATATGAAAAAGCTTCATTGGAAAAGATTCATGCTGATTTGAAGCAGTGGTCAAAC ATGTTGTCCGTCCAGTGTGACCGCTACCAAGGTGAGAAGCTGCTTTGCTGCCAGCAGACACTGGACGAGCTTGGCCGTGTCCAGGAAAGATGGCTGAATATGAGTCTTGAGCTGGTCAGAAGACACCCTTCTCCCGATGGTGAACCCTGTGGAGGCCAACAGGCCCTAAGAGAGCTGGACAGGGTCCTATCTGAGCTCCTTAAACAGCTGGACACCCAAGTCAGTGGAGAGAGTG GGATCCATAGACAGATCATGTCACTGCTCGGGTTGATGGAGTCCTGGGTTTCCAATCTTTGTGCACTGATTGGCCAGCCAGAAATGATGACTGCCTCTGACGGGCTGAAGCTGGAAAAAACACTGCGCAGTTGGCAGAGTTTGGCTGATCAAGTGTTTCAGAACGTCTCCAGCATACAGACAGAGAACGAAAAGGACAAAATTAAGGCCGACATATA tacagagacagaaaaggagTTAGACAAAGTGCAGGAGTTCATAACCAGCCTGTCCaacttcactgatggtgagaacCAGAGACTCAGTGAGGAG GTTAATTCTATTCACATGGCTCAGACCCGCTGGATGTTGGACCTGTTGCTCCTGATGGTTCCTGATCATAGCGAGGGCCACAACCAAGAACAAGAACAGCAATACATGACAAACATCTCACTACAGACACTGGAGCAGGACGCCAAGATGCTGGCTGAGAAACTGGATGTTTTTTCCGTATACATCAGCAG CTCTTGCAAGCTGATTGTGGAGGAGCAGATTCTGCAGAACACAAATGAAGTTGACAGTAAAAATGAGATGAACGAGTGCAGAAAGCTGCAG AGGGAGTGCATTGATTGGGTGGAGACCTGCATGATCTTGCTCTCCGGAGTAACAGGCCGTCCTGTGGCGCTGCCCGTGCGACAGTCTGACCCCGCCTGCAGCAGTGATGTCCCGCTCACTCCAGCAGACAGCGTGGAGACTCTG GTGAACAAAGAGGTTCCAGTAGAGCCTACTGAAGACAGTGAGGTCAAAGATGAGACTGAGGCAGAACCGAGAATG GGGGAGCTATCGGTTTGTGAGAGCCCAGTGGTGAAGCTGATTAACTATGATGGAAACATCACACAAAGAACGCTGGGAGAGAGCAGTGTCCACCTGAATGGG actgaGTTGGTTGTGTCTCCAACAACAGATGAAGCCCAGAAAGCTTTTAGTGATCTGACCACAGTGGCATTACTGCAGCAGGAACTGCA TGAttcagagctgcaggtccagagtGCCGAGCAGCGAGCCCTGAAGGCTGAGGAAGCCCTGCAGGCAGCGTTGGAGAAGATTCAGGACCTAGAGAGGCAACTGCAGGGTCCGCCCAGTCTGGAGCCAAAACCTAGTGAAG agaaaaagaaaacaccaccACCTTCCCCAAAACCAGTAGCAACACCAGCTCCTCCAAAGAAAACTGCAGCTGAAGCCAAACCAACAAGCAGCACCAAAAAGACCAGGAAACGATGA
- the nphs2 gene encoding LOW QUALITY PROTEIN: podocin (The sequence of the model RefSeq protein was modified relative to this genomic sequence to represent the inferred CDS: deleted 1 base in 1 codon), which yields MEKSSNHVHPDLPPRSRMPPRKERESGASVPPRSHRQRPSKAGRVPEASSVRKERRQMEKPETNVEKVELETEVKVRSTVVDIDSVREDEVKEENLGLLEAAEQEDGLKRKNLGVFEWLLMVFVLALVLLVLPFSIWFCVKVVREHERAVIFRLGHLLRGRPRGPGLLFYLPLLDVCHKVDIRLKMLKVPSHTVVTKDLVMPELSAVCYYQIENVALCSTALSSLTTVLQTLVQAVVRDVLSQHTFSHILLHRRRIGQQIQTAVDCVACRWGIRVERADIEELSVPVELQQSLAAEAEAKRQHQVRVKAADGERDAWEGFRASLRLLHPALVLPLPPDLLSVTPDLSSLPPPPPPAVEGERGTTDTDSPMM from the exons ATGGAGAAGTCCTCCAATCATGTCCACCCCGACCTCCCGCCAAGATCCAGAATGCCGCccaggaaggagagggagagcggAGCCTCTGTGCCTCCCAGGAGTCACAGACAAAGGCCATCGAAGGCAGGCCGGGTCCCCGAGGCATCATCAGTGAGGAAAGAGAGACGGCAGATGGAGAAGCCAGAGACAAATGTGGAGAAGGTGGAGCTGGAGACAGAAGTGAAGGTGAGGTCCACTGTGGTGGACATAGACAGCGTGAGAGAGGACGAGGTCAAGGAGGAGAACCTGGGGCTCCTGGAAGCAGCGGAGCAGGAGGACG GTCTGAAGCGCAAGAACCTGGGAGTGTTTGAGTGGCTGCTGATGGTCTTCGTCTTGGCTCTGGTTCTGCTCGTTCTCCCTTTTTCCATCTGGTTCTGTGTCAAA GTAGTCAGGGAGCATGAGAGAGCTGTGATCTTCAGACTGGGTCACCTACTGCGTGGAAGACCCAGAGGACCAG GCCTTCTTTTCTACCTCCCACTCCTGGATGTGTGTCACAAGGTTGACATCAGACTGAAGATGCTGAAGGTTCCTTCTCACACg GTGGTGACAAAGGACTTGGTGATGCCGGAGCTGAGTGCAGTGTGTTATTACCAGATAGAGAACGTGGCTTTGTGCAGCACGGCTCTGTCCAGTCTGACCACAGTGCTGCAGACTCTGGTCCAGGCAGTGGTCAGAGACGTTCTCTCCCAACACACATTCAGCCACATCCTGTTGCACAGGAGGAGGATCGGACAGCAGATACAAACGGCGGTTGACTGTGTTGCTTGCCGCTGGGGCATCAGGGTGGAGAGAGCAGACAT AGAGGAGCTCAGTGTCCCTGTGGAGTTACAGCAGAGTCTGGCAGCCGAGGCCGAGGCTAAGAGACAACACCAGGTCAGA GTAAAAGCAGCAGACGGGGAGAGAGATGCCTGGGAGGGGTTCAGGGCTTCCCTCCGTCTCCTT CATCCTGCCCTGGTCCTTCCACTCCCCCCAGATCTCCTCAGCGTGACCCCTGACCTCTCATCCCTCccgccccctcctccccctgctgtggaaggagagagagggacgacAGATACAGACTCGCCAATGATGTGA